In Qipengyuania psychrotolerans, one DNA window encodes the following:
- the ppa gene encoding inorganic diphosphatase: MRIEMIPVGDNPPESLNVIIEVPTGGEPVKYEFDKASGALFVDRILHTPMRYPANYGFVPHTLSPDGDPLDALVIARSPFIAGCVVRARPIGVLNLEDEHGGDEKLICVPVDTTFPYYSDVGETKDLPSIIFQQIEHFFTHYKDLEADKWVRVGKWGDAKEARQIVIEAIERYEAAK; the protein is encoded by the coding sequence ATGCGCATCGAAATGATCCCCGTTGGCGACAACCCGCCTGAAAGCCTCAACGTGATTATCGAAGTGCCCACCGGCGGGGAGCCGGTGAAGTACGAATTCGACAAGGCAAGCGGCGCGCTGTTCGTCGACCGCATCCTGCACACGCCGATGCGCTACCCTGCGAACTACGGCTTTGTACCCCACACGCTCAGCCCTGATGGCGACCCGCTTGATGCGCTGGTCATCGCGCGTTCGCCCTTCATCGCAGGCTGCGTGGTGCGTGCCCGCCCGATTGGCGTGCTCAACCTCGAAGACGAGCATGGCGGCGATGAAAAGCTGATCTGCGTACCGGTCGACACGACTTTCCCGTATTATTCGGACGTCGGCGAAACCAAGGATCTGCCGAGCATCATCTTCCAGCAGATCGAACACTTCTTCACCCACTACAAGGATCTCGAAGCGGACAAGTGGGTCCGCGTCGGCAAGTGGGGCGATGCCAAGGAAGCTCGCCAGATCGTGATCGAAGCGATCGAGCGTTACGAAGCCGCGAAGTAA